In Alphaproteobacteria bacterium, a single window of DNA contains:
- the groES gene encoding co-chaperone GroES produces the protein MKLKPLHDRVVLKAVEQETKTAGGIIIPDTAKEKPMEGKVVAVGGGTRDASGKLIPPDVKVGNRVLFGKWSGTEIKVDGEDFLILKESDIMGIIQ, from the coding sequence ATGAAACTCAAGCCATTGCACGACCGTGTCGTGCTCAAGGCGGTTGAGCAGGAGACCAAGACCGCTGGCGGTATCATCATCCCCGACACGGCCAAGGAGAAGCCCATGGAGGGCAAGGTCGTGGCGGTCGGAGGGGGTACCCGCGACGCGAGCGGCAAGCTCATTCCGCCGGACGTCAAGGTCGGCAACCGCGTGCTGTTCGGCAAGTGGTCCGGCACCGAAATCAAGGTCGACGGCGAGGATTTCCTGATCCTCAAAGAGTCCGACATCATGGGAATCATTCAGTAA
- the hfq gene encoding RNA chaperone Hfq, which translates to MSSEKSQNLQDVFLNHIRKNKTPVTIFLVNGVKLQGIVTWFDNFSVLLRRDHHSQLVYKHAISTVMPTVPISLFEQDKEAVEA; encoded by the coding sequence ATGTCCTCCGAAAAATCTCAAAACTTACAGGATGTATTCCTGAATCACATTCGCAAGAACAAGACCCCTGTAACGATATTTCTGGTAAATGGAGTAAAACTTCAGGGCATCGTTACTTGGTTCGATAACTTCTCAGTTTTGTTACGCCGTGATCATCACTCTCAGTTAGTCTACAAGCACGCGATTTCTACTGTGATGCCGACGGTCCCCATTTCCCTGTTCGAGCAGGATAAAGAGGCGGTCGAGGCGTGA
- the hflX gene encoding GTPase HflX: protein MANGRSPRSRLEEAIGLALAISLDVVESEVVRLVEPRPATLFGKGTVGRIGQLVEALAIEVVVIDGALTPVQQRNLERAWKCKVIDRTALILEIFGERARTREGRLQVELAHLTYQRSRLVRSWTHLERQRGGFGFLGGPGESQIEIDRRLIGTRITKIKKELSSVVRTRELHRAARRRVPFPVVALVGYTNAGKSTLFNRLTRASVFAEDLLFATLDPTMRALKLHSGRAVILSDTVGFISDLPTQLVAAFRATLEEVLEADIVVHVRDISHPETEAQKDDVHQVLIALGLSREVEEGLLEVLNKIDLLSPEERSAIVAATARSNRTMIPLSALTGEGCEALLECVDREISRGHDVVEVDISLSDGKTLAWLYSRGEVMSRTDDDEYAHLRVRLDPADVARLEHRRGGL, encoded by the coding sequence ATGGCGAATGGCCGCTCGCCCCGGTCCCGCCTCGAAGAGGCAATCGGCCTCGCTTTGGCAATTTCCCTCGACGTCGTCGAGAGCGAAGTTGTGCGCCTGGTCGAACCGCGTCCCGCGACGCTATTCGGCAAGGGCACGGTCGGGCGTATCGGGCAGCTCGTCGAAGCGCTCGCAATCGAGGTCGTCGTCATTGACGGTGCGCTCACGCCTGTGCAACAGCGAAATCTCGAGCGCGCATGGAAGTGCAAGGTCATCGACCGCACTGCCCTCATCCTCGAGATCTTCGGCGAGCGCGCGCGAACGCGGGAGGGCCGGCTGCAGGTCGAACTCGCTCATCTCACCTATCAGCGCAGCCGCCTCGTGCGAAGCTGGACCCACCTTGAACGCCAGCGTGGCGGCTTCGGCTTTCTCGGCGGCCCCGGCGAGAGCCAGATCGAGATCGACCGCCGGCTGATCGGGACGCGCATCACGAAGATCAAGAAGGAACTCTCGAGCGTCGTTCGCACACGGGAGCTTCACCGTGCGGCCCGCCGCCGCGTGCCCTTTCCCGTCGTAGCCCTCGTCGGCTATACGAACGCAGGCAAATCGACCCTCTTCAATCGCCTGACTCGTGCATCGGTCTTCGCCGAAGATCTTCTCTTTGCGACCCTCGATCCGACGATGCGGGCGCTCAAACTGCATTCCGGGCGCGCCGTTATCCTATCGGACACGGTCGGCTTCATCTCCGATCTACCGACCCAGCTTGTCGCAGCCTTCCGCGCAACGCTCGAGGAGGTCCTTGAGGCCGACATCGTGGTTCACGTGCGCGACATTTCCCATCCGGAAACGGAAGCGCAGAAGGACGACGTGCATCAGGTATTGATCGCGCTCGGGCTCTCGCGGGAGGTGGAGGAAGGGCTGCTTGAGGTCCTCAACAAGATCGACCTCCTGAGCCCGGAGGAACGAAGTGCGATCGTCGCGGCGACGGCGCGCAGCAATCGCACGATGATTCCGCTCTCCGCTTTGACGGGGGAAGGATGCGAAGCGCTTCTCGAATGCGTCGATCGGGAGATTTCTCGCGGGCATGACGTCGTCGAGGTCGATATCTCCCTCTCGGACGGCAAGACGCTCGCCTGGCTCTACAGCCGCGGCGAGGTTATGAGCCGCACGGACGACGACGAATACGCTCATCTTCGCGTTCGCCTCGATCCGGCAGATGTCGCGCGCCTCGAACATCGGAGGGGCGGGCTGTAA